In Paenibacillus sp. BIC5C1, a genomic segment contains:
- a CDS encoding Ger(x)C family spore germination protein, whose product MKRLMITPKLIVALMCVLLCSGCWSKVEINERTFITTMYVDKGEKPGEIDISLSMPLPNRLSPEGTGGPGKNPYALVSATASTIADAMEKIQTDLTRKISWGHTRVVVFGEAYAREGIQDAMEWISREPLFHLSSYVMVAKGRARDVADLTPVFEETPSDVLREFATEENMLKTQMLSVLMADKMNQGFATPLLESKSTPMASENNKRKQWTSQVGGALFKQMKMVDSISPDETRSIAWANRKLDTLAVSVETKDEKASMTVYNTSSKIKVKLVNGQPLFDITLRGQAELNSVIPILKVKDIVGVKQIEQKANEKVSAYLTNAIRTGQRKKADILMLGYRLEWAYPRIWEQLRPVWNDYVKNDLQFNVHAKINIQFVGSESSY is encoded by the coding sequence ATGAAGAGATTAATGATTACACCCAAACTAATTGTCGCTTTGATGTGCGTTTTACTGTGCAGTGGCTGCTGGTCAAAAGTGGAGATAAATGAACGTACGTTTATTACGACCATGTATGTGGATAAAGGAGAAAAGCCGGGTGAAATTGATATTTCACTAAGTATGCCATTGCCCAACCGTCTCTCCCCTGAAGGAACGGGAGGACCCGGAAAAAACCCATATGCTCTCGTTTCGGCTACTGCCTCCACCATCGCTGATGCGATGGAGAAAATCCAAACAGACCTTACACGAAAAATTTCCTGGGGGCACACACGGGTTGTGGTTTTCGGTGAAGCTTACGCCAGAGAAGGAATTCAAGATGCGATGGAATGGATCTCACGTGAACCTTTATTCCACCTTAGCAGTTACGTCATGGTTGCAAAGGGCAGAGCCAGAGACGTGGCTGATCTGACTCCCGTTTTCGAAGAAACACCCAGTGATGTATTAAGAGAATTTGCAACCGAAGAAAACATGTTAAAAACGCAAATGCTCAGTGTACTTATGGCTGACAAAATGAATCAGGGCTTTGCCACCCCCTTGTTGGAATCAAAATCAACCCCGATGGCAAGTGAGAATAATAAACGGAAGCAATGGACCAGTCAGGTAGGCGGTGCTCTTTTCAAACAGATGAAGATGGTCGATTCCATCTCTCCCGATGAAACAAGGAGCATCGCCTGGGCCAATCGCAAATTGGATACCTTGGCCGTCTCCGTGGAAACCAAAGATGAAAAAGCGAGCATGACGGTCTACAATACGAGTTCCAAAATTAAGGTAAAGCTTGTAAACGGTCAACCTCTCTTTGATATCACTTTACGGGGGCAAGCAGAACTGAATTCCGTAATTCCCATTCTCAAGGTAAAAGATATTGTAGGCGTGAAACAGATCGAGCAAAAGGCCAATGAAAAAGTGAGTGCCTATCTTACCAACGCAATAAGGACCGGCCAACGTAAAAAAGCCGATATTTTGATGCTTGGTTATCGCCTGGAATGGGCATATCCTCGGATCTGGGAACAGTTACGTCCCGTTTGGAATGATTATGTCAAAAATGATTTGCAGTTTAATGTACATGCCAAAATCAATATCCAGTTCGTAGGTTCGGAATCCAGCTACTGA
- a CDS encoding spore germination protein encodes MEKDNIYEQVRANLLGVADIIYQPFQIGPFHCELIYIQSIVDTPTMREAIVKPLLEEASRHEIDHQFITRVVTGSFFTLNSHHSNSAEAIVDDIVSGNAALYIEGISGMIHFALQNYQRRSVAESTNEVVIVGPQEAFIEDVHVNMSLLRHKIKHPDFKMIKFTVGKYTKTEVFVVYIQGLCKPDILENVLTSLGEIDMDSSLGVSYLSEFLEDHPLSPFPQYQYTERPDTVAAALVEGRIGVMQDGTPFSLLIPVTFFSLMQSSEDYYQRFYSASFIRIIRLLFAFIAFLLPSFYVAVTTFHPEIIPTNLLITIASARENIPFPALIEALIMEVTFEGLREAGIRIPKPLGQTVSIIGGIVIGQAAVQAGIVSAPLVIVVSITGIAAFIIPHFELGLAFRLLRFPVLFMGGTLGLFGIVISIYLIYWYMVSLRSFGVPYMQPFAPLVLRDIKDTIVRVPWFLMKKRPAAYEDANKKRQKT; translated from the coding sequence ATGGAAAAAGACAATATCTATGAACAGGTTAGAGCTAATTTGTTGGGCGTTGCCGATATAATCTATCAGCCTTTTCAAATCGGACCTTTCCATTGTGAACTTATCTATATTCAGTCCATCGTGGACACACCTACCATGCGGGAAGCCATCGTCAAACCACTGCTTGAGGAAGCCTCACGTCATGAAATAGATCATCAATTCATTACCCGTGTCGTGACCGGATCATTTTTCACCCTTAACAGCCACCACTCGAATTCAGCAGAAGCCATAGTGGATGATATCGTGTCAGGTAATGCGGCCTTATATATCGAGGGTATTTCGGGCATGATCCATTTCGCTCTCCAAAATTATCAAAGGCGTTCCGTAGCGGAATCCACTAATGAAGTTGTCATTGTCGGGCCACAAGAGGCCTTCATTGAAGATGTTCATGTAAATATGTCACTGCTTCGGCACAAGATTAAGCATCCTGATTTTAAAATGATCAAATTCACCGTTGGAAAATATACCAAAACCGAGGTGTTCGTGGTCTATATTCAAGGGTTATGCAAGCCAGACATTTTGGAAAATGTATTAACAAGCCTGGGCGAGATAGATATGGACAGCAGTCTGGGGGTAAGTTATCTATCTGAATTTCTGGAGGACCATCCCCTTTCTCCTTTTCCACAGTATCAATATACAGAACGTCCCGATACGGTGGCTGCTGCACTGGTTGAAGGGCGAATCGGGGTCATGCAGGACGGAACACCGTTTTCCCTACTCATTCCCGTAACCTTTTTCTCTTTAATGCAGTCTTCGGAAGACTATTATCAACGCTTTTATTCCGCCTCCTTTATCAGGATTATTCGTCTGTTGTTTGCTTTTATAGCCTTCCTGCTGCCATCCTTTTATGTGGCTGTTACTACATTTCACCCGGAAATCATTCCGACCAATTTACTGATTACGATCGCTTCTGCTAGAGAGAATATTCCCTTCCCTGCCCTGATTGAAGCGCTCATTATGGAAGTGACGTTTGAAGGTTTGCGCGAAGCAGGGATTCGTATTCCGAAGCCGTTGGGGCAAACGGTGTCCATTATTGGCGGGATTGTTATTGGTCAGGCGGCCGTTCAGGCTGGGATTGTCTCCGCACCATTGGTTATTGTCGTATCCATCACAGGTATTGCCGCCTTTATCATCCCGCACTTCGAGCTCGGACTGGCTTTCCGGCTGCTTCGTTTTCCAGTGCTGTTTATGGGTGGAACGCTGGGGCTGTTCGGCATCGTGATTTCAATCTATCTGATCTATTGGTATATGGTTAGTCTCCGTTCATTTGGCGTGCCATACATGCAGCCATTTGCCCCCCTCGTGCTGCGTGATATCAAAGATACTATCGTTCGTGTGCCCTGGTTCCTAATGAAGAAGAGACCTGCAGCTTACGAAGACGCTAATAAGAAAAGGCAAAAGACATGA
- a CDS encoding GNAT family N-acetyltransferase codes for MTYRIRRAELGDVNRVANLFNEYRMFYDQLTDLNGANEYIRERMERNESVILIAESEVETGKEEECSLTDELLTGDFGGFVQLYPRFSSVSMRSIWVLNDLYVHADHRQRGIARKLLQAARRWGNESGAVRIVLSTAISNKKAQALYESEGYTLDTKFMYYELQI; via the coding sequence ATGACGTATCGGATTAGACGTGCCGAGCTTGGCGATGTTAACAGAGTGGCGAATTTATTCAATGAGTATAGGATGTTTTATGATCAGCTTACTGATCTGAACGGAGCGAATGAATATATTAGAGAACGTATGGAGCGCAATGAATCCGTTATTTTGATTGCAGAATCGGAAGTGGAGACGGGGAAGGAAGAGGAGTGCAGCTTGACGGATGAACTTTTAACGGGGGATTTTGGTGGATTTGTACAGTTGTATCCCCGCTTTAGTTCAGTGTCCATGAGGTCAATCTGGGTACTTAATGATCTGTACGTACATGCGGATCATCGACAGCGTGGGATTGCGCGTAAGTTGCTGCAAGCTGCAAGACGATGGGGAAATGAGAGTGGAGCTGTGCGAATAGTGCTCTCTACGGCGATCAGCAACAAGAAAGCTCAGGCATTATATGAGTCGGAAGGCTATACGCTGGACACCAAGTTCATGTATTATGAACTTCAGATATAA
- a CDS encoding conjugal transfer protein TraX, whose product MMQWIAMITMLIDHIGAVFFPHVGELRMIGRIAFPIYAFAVYIGYKHTRNVQKYIWRLFWIAVISQFPFMAAFNHFSLNVVWTLWSALLVLLVLDKLPVRLLGIPIVVVAGLVMEMTHMDYGMYGLLLVLLFRYFQGPVLVMAHLLLNVLYIYLHSSSIQMYSVIATLGIAIAQYYNAGFRLKGPRWIWRYFYPAHLAVIALIRLI is encoded by the coding sequence ATGATGCAATGGATAGCCATGATCACGATGTTGATCGATCATATCGGAGCCGTCTTTTTTCCACATGTAGGGGAGCTGCGAATGATTGGTCGCATTGCTTTTCCAATCTATGCTTTTGCCGTGTATATCGGTTATAAACATACTCGCAACGTACAAAAATACATATGGCGATTATTCTGGATAGCAGTGATCTCTCAATTCCCTTTTATGGCGGCTTTTAATCATTTTTCACTAAATGTGGTATGGACATTATGGTCTGCCCTGCTTGTATTGCTTGTGCTCGATAAACTTCCGGTCCGTTTGTTGGGAATTCCGATTGTGGTCGTGGCTGGTTTGGTCATGGAGATGACCCATATGGATTATGGTATGTATGGCTTACTGCTTGTATTGCTATTCCGATACTTCCAGGGCCCAGTACTGGTAATGGCTCATCTGCTCTTAAATGTGCTGTATATTTATCTTCACAGTAGCTCTATTCAGATGTATAGCGTTATAGCTACCCTAGGAATTGCCATTGCCCAGTATTATAACGCAGGGTTCCGTCTGAAAGGTCCGCGTTGGATTTGGCGTTATTTCTATCCTGCACATTTGGCTGTCATTGCGTTGATCCGCTTGATTTGA
- a CDS encoding amino acid adenylation domain-containing protein, which yields MVENQSSSPQTVESSLPVLQIPLDFGRRQQSFTFESAHLSLESSLGRELKQKFGSEGVYPALLSAYAALLFRLSAEQELAIGTLAPDQPASHVLLQIQGKLTFKELIHQISDQLQLHYSLQTGGNPETLFMYNSVQLPKAPQLLNWNIRDDQDMLTLDLFYDRSLLNESTVTRYAEYYQTLLLAMLRDLDKAIGTVDILSASDRLLYREMNDTAVLEPEHQTIHGWFEATAAEYPESPAITSPTGRYTYRELNERANQVARVLLSNGLQKGEFVSIFMERSLETIISLLGILKAGGVYVPVDPEHPQERNSYIVEDTASSFVLTKESSLPEASRLFSGITTVRQILAVDGRLAGFAASNPNLDIQPDDLAYIIYTSGSTGKPKGALIAHRGVANLGSVVQRDCDIQPGDVLTQFATYSFDASVWDTIGALFYGAELYLLSAEERVSVEEFASAIERTGTTIITILPTIFFNQLASFLSDEGFHKLAKVKIITVAGEALYGEQVRAFQRKFGNQIDIVNVYGPTECTVATATHRISEQVPESVVNIPIGRPIHNYKVYIVNEEQQLCPVGVPGEVYIATPALAKGYLNQPERTEQAFVDNPFAIDEKIYKSGDIAKMLDSGLLEYVGRSDSQLKIRGHRIEIGEIEDHFARLDQVQDVAVIPKKESDGQNMLVGYFTSKDGSTLSVADIKAELTVKLPSYFVPKWICQLDEMPIAPTGKINRKAMVALPHVERHEDRPDRVLAETETEAIILEAWKEILQHDDFGVEDSFFAIGGDSLRVIHVLVILKPHYPQLKIADFFAEKTIRALAKRVEILAQATEETAHSSGNNGVITQLSEHPVELRSQIGYPEILNPEHVLLTGATGYLGSHVLQQLILTSNTRIYTLVRRPADGSSAMERLSSVMKGYFGPELLPLLASRVEIIEGDLEQPNLGLSVEQTTYVQERIDRVIHCAADVRHFGDAAQFAKTNVDGTTALLKLIRSKPGASFHHVSTMGIPEDLALSGQWESSLQYDRFPADLHVDNLYSDSKLEAEKVLMFAAEEGVPVSIYRAGNLTCHSETGRFQSNIDSNAFYRMIKAMLLLGKAPAADWMVDFTPIDYASQAIVHLALRQDTAGRVFHICNPEPISYDDLIRIVNRAGYEVETLPFAEYTNWLFDGSVSKDPEALQLAIAQLEGDGAKDSAYVYASPVTTAYVESAGIICPKTDDRFISKMMEHAIEIGYFPKAVRPQFGTSPTME from the coding sequence GTGGTCGAAAATCAATCATCATCTCCCCAAACAGTGGAATCTAGCCTGCCGGTTCTTCAGATTCCACTGGATTTTGGGCGCCGTCAACAATCATTCACTTTTGAGTCTGCTCATCTTTCACTGGAATCGTCCCTGGGTCGGGAACTGAAACAAAAATTCGGGTCAGAGGGTGTATATCCAGCATTATTGTCTGCCTATGCAGCCCTGTTGTTCCGTTTATCAGCTGAACAGGAACTTGCCATCGGCACGCTGGCTCCCGATCAGCCAGCTTCCCATGTGTTATTGCAGATTCAAGGCAAGTTAACCTTTAAGGAACTGATTCATCAAATTTCAGATCAACTCCAGCTTCATTACTCGCTCCAAACGGGAGGTAATCCCGAAACGCTGTTCATGTATAACAGTGTACAGCTACCTAAAGCTCCTCAATTATTAAATTGGAATATTCGTGATGATCAAGATATGCTCACACTAGATCTGTTCTATGACAGATCACTTCTTAATGAATCTACGGTCACGAGATATGCAGAGTATTATCAGACTCTTCTTCTGGCTATGTTGCGTGACCTAGACAAGGCCATCGGCACAGTGGACATTTTATCCGCTTCAGACCGATTGCTATACCGAGAAATGAATGATACTGCCGTTCTCGAACCAGAACATCAGACAATTCATGGCTGGTTTGAAGCAACAGCAGCAGAATATCCTGAATCTCCAGCAATTACTTCACCAACTGGCCGGTACACGTATAGAGAATTGAACGAACGCGCCAATCAGGTTGCCCGTGTGCTGTTATCCAACGGATTGCAAAAAGGAGAATTCGTCAGCATCTTTATGGAGCGGAGTCTGGAAACGATTATTTCTTTGCTTGGTATTCTCAAAGCAGGTGGAGTATACGTTCCGGTCGATCCTGAGCATCCACAAGAACGCAACAGTTATATTGTCGAAGATACAGCCTCATCCTTTGTCCTAACCAAAGAGTCCTCTTTACCTGAAGCTTCACGTTTATTCTCAGGAATTACTACCGTTCGCCAAATTCTGGCCGTGGATGGACGCCTTGCCGGATTTGCAGCAAGCAACCCCAATCTGGACATTCAACCAGACGACCTGGCGTATATCATCTATACCTCGGGATCTACCGGCAAGCCCAAAGGTGCGCTTATCGCCCATCGGGGTGTTGCCAATCTTGGTAGTGTGGTGCAACGGGATTGCGATATTCAGCCAGGTGACGTATTAACCCAGTTTGCTACATACAGCTTCGATGCATCAGTATGGGATACGATTGGCGCTTTGTTCTACGGAGCAGAACTGTACCTGTTGTCGGCGGAAGAACGTGTATCCGTTGAAGAATTTGCAAGTGCCATTGAGCGCACAGGCACAACGATCATTACGATACTGCCAACCATCTTTTTCAACCAGCTTGCTTCCTTCCTGTCTGATGAAGGCTTCCACAAGCTGGCCAAAGTCAAAATCATTACTGTGGCTGGAGAAGCTTTGTATGGTGAGCAGGTTCGCGCTTTCCAGCGCAAATTCGGCAACCAAATTGATATCGTCAATGTATACGGACCTACGGAGTGTACAGTAGCAACAGCGACTCACCGAATTAGCGAGCAAGTTCCGGAAAGTGTTGTTAACATTCCAATCGGCAGACCCATTCATAACTATAAAGTGTATATCGTCAATGAGGAACAGCAGTTATGCCCGGTAGGCGTTCCTGGCGAGGTATATATAGCAACACCAGCTCTGGCCAAAGGTTATCTGAACCAGCCCGAGCGTACAGAACAGGCATTCGTTGATAATCCATTTGCAATCGATGAGAAAATCTATAAGTCTGGCGATATTGCCAAAATGCTCGATAGCGGACTGCTGGAATATGTGGGACGCAGCGACTCTCAGTTGAAAATCCGGGGTCACCGGATTGAGATTGGAGAGATTGAGGATCATTTTGCCCGTCTGGATCAGGTTCAGGATGTGGCCGTGATTCCCAAGAAGGAATCTGATGGTCAAAACATGCTCGTAGGATACTTTACTTCCAAAGATGGTAGTACACTTTCCGTTGCGGACATTAAAGCGGAGCTAACGGTTAAGCTTCCTTCCTATTTTGTACCCAAATGGATCTGTCAGCTTGATGAAATGCCGATTGCACCGACAGGCAAAATCAATCGCAAAGCGATGGTAGCTCTTCCTCACGTAGAACGTCATGAAGATCGACCTGATCGGGTACTGGCAGAGACGGAAACCGAAGCAATTATTCTGGAAGCATGGAAAGAAATTCTTCAGCACGATGACTTTGGTGTGGAGGATAGCTTCTTCGCCATTGGCGGTGACTCACTTCGGGTCATCCATGTTCTGGTCATTCTTAAGCCGCATTATCCGCAGCTGAAAATTGCCGACTTTTTTGCCGAGAAGACGATTCGTGCTTTGGCGAAACGCGTGGAGATCCTGGCTCAAGCTACAGAAGAAACTGCCCATTCCTCAGGGAATAACGGCGTAATTACTCAATTGTCAGAACATCCTGTAGAGCTTAGATCCCAGATTGGATATCCTGAAATTCTGAATCCCGAGCACGTGCTGCTGACCGGGGCTACCGGATATCTTGGATCTCATGTGCTGCAACAATTGATTCTAACTTCGAATACACGTATCTATACTCTTGTTCGCCGTCCCGCAGACGGAAGCTCTGCGATGGAACGACTTAGCAGCGTCATGAAAGGTTACTTTGGACCGGAACTTCTACCTCTCCTCGCATCCCGCGTCGAGATTATCGAAGGCGATCTGGAGCAACCGAATCTTGGTCTTTCAGTTGAGCAGACAACTTACGTGCAAGAAAGAATCGACCGTGTAATACACTGTGCTGCAGATGTACGACATTTCGGGGATGCAGCCCAATTCGCCAAAACCAATGTCGATGGAACCACCGCATTGCTTAAACTCATTCGCAGTAAACCAGGTGCCTCCTTCCACCATGTATCCACGATGGGTATACCGGAAGATCTTGCACTAAGTGGACAATGGGAGTCATCCTTGCAATATGATCGCTTCCCTGCAGACCTACACGTGGACAACTTGTACTCGGACAGCAAACTTGAAGCTGAGAAAGTGCTTATGTTTGCTGCTGAAGAAGGTGTACCTGTGAGCATCTATCGTGCAGGTAACCTGACATGTCATTCCGAGACGGGACGTTTCCAGTCTAATATCGATAGCAATGCCTTTTATCGTATGATCAAAGCAATGTTATTGCTTGGCAAAGCACCAGCAGCCGACTGGATGGTTGATTTTACACCTATTGATTATGCAAGTCAGGCAATTGTACATCTGGCATTACGCCAGGACACAGCAGGACGTGTATTCCACATCTGTAATCCGGAGCCTATCAGCTACGATGATCTGATTCGTATTGTGAATCGGGCCGGTTATGAAGTGGAGACTCTGCCTTTTGCAGAGTATACCAACTGGTTGTTCGATGGCAGTGTCAGCAAGGACCCTGAGGCGCTTCAACTGGCTATCGCCCAGCTTGAAGGAGACGGTGCCAAGGATTCTGCATACGTATATGCCTCTCCTGTAACAACTGCTTATGTGGAATCAGCCGGAATTATATGTCCCAAAACAGATGATCGTTTCATCTCAAAAATGATGGAACATGCCATCGAGATTGGTTATTTCCCTAAGGCCGTCCGACCGCAGTTTGGTACTTCTCCAACGATGGAATAA
- a CDS encoding methyl-accepting chemotaxis protein gives MSFFSKNLLLSFTNIIIIGVALIASSYYFQKTILVDQLHGQVEQITKKWAEGIDSTEVQAAIAEANYDGKAQTKLRAYFDEMQQYYPNIAQAYIFGVELGGDNKRLTSLVAMPTNLKEAFQSENVNIGDMYEQPVVVANALKEMVNTDRPTFTTFYSDDFGTWTTIAYPIKDSNGKIYSYFAVDADASAVPAGLNKLLKNGIIILVAFLLLFLIIQYLVVKNTLSPIRHLIKGIDDVSRGNLNVKIPTGKDDLGIVNEKFNTMVRKINDTIVKVQITSQEVNESAKELYEVSERNSENADSINSNVTQITSNIRAQEQATRDSARAMSEMAIVIQTIASSSASVADEAYEMERRSQQGNSVVRQVSEQMNLITESVKNTASAIQVLESRSQEIGDILNIISGISSQTNLLALNASIEAARVGEEGRGFAVVAGEVRKLAEQSEQSTSQVAVLIQEIQAEIRQAVRAMEQGTSEVDTGLSVADQTGQLFEEILEAAKKVSNQIQEVSSATEEISAGTEEMTATADDLSASVSKTADNSERISSSVDEQKASLITLVDSSTRLNSMSEELQELISHFNVSKQ, from the coding sequence ATGTCTTTTTTCTCCAAAAATCTGTTGCTTTCATTTACTAACATCATTATTATCGGCGTGGCACTTATTGCCAGCAGTTATTACTTTCAAAAGACGATCCTCGTAGACCAGCTACATGGTCAAGTGGAACAAATCACCAAAAAATGGGCAGAGGGCATTGATTCCACCGAAGTGCAGGCTGCTATTGCAGAAGCCAATTATGATGGAAAAGCCCAAACCAAATTGCGTGCCTATTTCGATGAAATGCAGCAATATTATCCCAACATTGCACAAGCTTATATCTTTGGCGTAGAACTGGGTGGGGATAACAAGCGGTTAACTTCCCTTGTTGCCATGCCAACCAATCTAAAGGAAGCCTTCCAGAGTGAAAATGTGAATATCGGCGACATGTATGAACAACCTGTCGTTGTAGCAAATGCACTGAAAGAAATGGTGAATACGGATCGCCCAACGTTCACCACATTTTATTCCGACGATTTCGGAACCTGGACAACCATTGCTTATCCGATCAAGGATAGTAACGGCAAGATTTACTCTTACTTTGCAGTCGATGCAGACGCATCAGCAGTACCTGCCGGACTGAATAAATTGCTTAAGAACGGAATAATCATCCTGGTAGCGTTCCTGCTGTTGTTCCTGATTATCCAATATCTTGTTGTCAAAAACACGCTCTCCCCTATTCGTCACCTGATCAAAGGGATTGATGACGTAAGCCGGGGTAATTTGAATGTCAAAATTCCGACAGGCAAAGACGATCTGGGCATTGTGAACGAAAAGTTCAATACCATGGTTCGCAAAATCAATGATACCATCGTCAAAGTGCAAATCACTTCGCAAGAAGTTAACGAGTCTGCCAAGGAGCTGTATGAAGTCTCCGAGAGAAACAGCGAGAATGCTGATTCTATTAATAGTAATGTTACTCAGATTACATCCAACATTCGTGCGCAGGAACAGGCAACCCGCGATAGTGCTCGTGCAATGTCCGAGATGGCTATCGTCATTCAGACTATTGCCAGCAGCTCAGCGAGCGTAGCTGACGAGGCCTATGAGATGGAACGTAGATCGCAACAAGGAAACAGTGTGGTTCGTCAAGTATCCGAACAGATGAATTTGATTACGGAATCTGTTAAAAACACCGCATCGGCCATTCAGGTTCTGGAGAGCCGCTCTCAGGAAATTGGCGATATTCTGAATATTATCTCTGGCATTTCCAGCCAAACGAACTTGCTTGCGCTGAACGCATCCATTGAAGCAGCACGTGTTGGTGAAGAAGGTCGAGGATTCGCGGTTGTAGCAGGTGAAGTACGTAAGCTTGCTGAGCAGTCTGAACAATCCACGAGCCAGGTTGCCGTACTGATTCAGGAGATTCAGGCTGAAATTAGACAAGCCGTTCGTGCGATGGAACAAGGAACGTCTGAAGTGGATACCGGGCTGAGCGTAGCTGATCAAACCGGTCAATTGTTCGAAGAGATTTTGGAAGCAGCCAAGAAAGTATCGAATCAGATTCAGGAAGTATCCAGTGCTACAGAAGAAATTTCTGCAGGTACAGAAGAAATGACCGCTACTGCGGATGATTTGTCTGCGAGTGTGAGTAAGACAGCTGACAATAGTGAGCGGATCTCTTCATCCGTTGATGAACAAAAAGCGTCACTGATTACACTTGTTGATTCCTCTACCCGTTTGAACAGCATGTCTGAGGAACTGCAAGAACTGATCTCGCATTTTAATGTAAGCAAACAATAA
- the rpiA gene encoding ribose-5-phosphate isomerase RpiA, translating to MNLKQIAAERAAEYVQDGMKVGLGTGSTAYYAICRIGERVREGLNIQAVATSEASDKLAKEWGIPIIPFDQIGRLDLTIDGADEVDPEFNLIKGGGGALLREKIVAANSDKLIIVADGSKDVQKLGKFPLPVEVVPFASEWTFQALEKLGCHPEWRMDGDQRYLTDNGNLIADCRMEAIEHAAELNVQLNMLPGVVDNGLFIKMADTVILAKDDGSIDERHRS from the coding sequence ATGAATCTTAAACAGATAGCAGCTGAGCGCGCGGCAGAATATGTTCAAGATGGAATGAAGGTTGGATTGGGTACAGGGTCAACGGCGTATTACGCTATTTGTCGAATTGGTGAGCGAGTACGTGAAGGGTTGAATATTCAGGCTGTAGCAACTTCGGAAGCATCGGACAAGCTTGCCAAAGAGTGGGGAATTCCGATCATTCCATTTGATCAAATTGGACGTCTGGATCTTACTATTGATGGTGCAGATGAGGTTGATCCTGAGTTTAACCTGATCAAAGGTGGCGGCGGTGCACTCTTGCGTGAGAAAATTGTAGCCGCGAACAGCGACAAACTGATTATTGTGGCCGATGGCAGCAAAGACGTACAAAAGCTGGGGAAATTCCCGTTGCCAGTTGAAGTGGTACCGTTTGCTTCAGAATGGACCTTCCAGGCGCTGGAGAAACTCGGGTGTCACCCAGAATGGCGCATGGATGGGGATCAACGTTATCTTACGGATAATGGAAACCTCATTGCAGATTGCCGCATGGAAGCCATAGAACATGCTGCAGAGCTTAACGTTCAGTTAAATATGCTCCCAGGTGTTGTCGATAATGGACTGTTTATTAAAATGGCGGACACCGTCATTCTTGCGAAGGATGATGGCAGCATCGATGAGCGTCATCGTTCATGA
- a CDS encoding GNAT family protein produces MGKNPLVDGEIVLRCVEKEDLTELYELIYSEDVPEWKQWDAPYYALEHESFEDFERSMLRRLEATQSIADPDSIRIIELNGRIVGTISYYWEHRPSMWLEMGIVLYRSAQWGQGIGTRVLQMWSSYLFEQLLLARVGLTTWSGNERMMRSASKAGLQLEGRMRKCRIVDGKHYDSIRMGMLREEWEQIRSSGAGRNVNN; encoded by the coding sequence ATGGGGAAAAATCCGTTAGTGGATGGTGAAATTGTTCTCCGATGTGTGGAGAAAGAGGATCTGACTGAACTCTATGAATTGATCTACAGTGAAGACGTACCGGAATGGAAGCAATGGGATGCGCCATATTATGCCCTTGAACATGAGAGCTTCGAAGACTTCGAACGGAGCATGTTAAGAAGACTTGAAGCAACTCAGAGCATTGCTGATCCGGACTCCATTCGAATTATTGAGCTGAATGGCCGAATCGTCGGTACAATCAGCTACTATTGGGAACATCGTCCATCCATGTGGCTGGAAATGGGAATAGTGCTATATCGTTCAGCCCAGTGGGGGCAAGGGATTGGCACGCGAGTACTTCAGATGTGGTCCAGCTACTTATTCGAACAATTGCTCCTGGCCCGGGTTGGGTTGACAACCTGGTCAGGCAATGAACGGATGATGCGTTCAGCTTCGAAGGCGGGGCTGCAGTTGGAAGGACGTATGCGCAAATGCCGCATCGTGGATGGCAAGCATTATGATTCGATTCGTATGGGAATGCTGCGCGAAGAGTGGGAGCAGATACGATCTTCAGGCGCAGGTCGAAATGTAAACAACTGA